The Amycolatopsis mongoliensis genome includes a window with the following:
- a CDS encoding HRDC domain-containing protein: MEIESTGGPVLLREPAEGTPPVVADRSALAEACARLAAGTGAVAVDTERASGYRYWPKAYLVQLRREGSGTVLIDPTELDDLTPLRNVLNSLEWVLHAASQDLPCLAELDLRPAALFDTELAGRLAGYERVALGTLVELLLGYTLEKGHSAADWSKRPLPVDWLNYAALDVELLIQLREKLEAELGAQGKLEWAQQEFEAVRTAPPPAPRAEPWRRTSGVHKIRNPRGLAAVRELWQARDELARKRDRAPSRILPDSAIINAVTADPKTVEELQALPVFSGRVQRKYTASWLRHLQAARALPASALPSPSQPTDGPPPVNRWADKDPDAAARLSAARTALAAIAEDRRLPVENLLLPDLVRRTCWRPPAETDEESVAEVLRAGGARPWQVGLTATALSKALQATAS, translated from the coding sequence ATGGAGATCGAGTCCACGGGCGGCCCTGTGCTGCTACGCGAGCCCGCCGAGGGCACACCCCCGGTGGTCGCCGACCGGTCCGCGCTGGCCGAGGCCTGCGCGCGGCTCGCCGCGGGCACCGGCGCCGTCGCCGTCGACACCGAACGCGCGTCCGGCTACCGGTACTGGCCCAAGGCCTACCTCGTCCAGCTGCGGCGCGAGGGTTCCGGCACGGTCCTGATCGACCCGACCGAGCTGGACGACCTCACGCCGCTGCGGAACGTCCTCAACTCCCTGGAGTGGGTGCTGCACGCCGCCTCCCAGGACCTCCCCTGCCTCGCCGAGCTGGACCTGCGTCCGGCGGCGCTGTTCGACACCGAGCTGGCCGGCCGCCTGGCGGGCTACGAGCGTGTCGCGCTGGGGACGCTCGTCGAGCTGCTGCTCGGCTACACCCTCGAGAAGGGGCACAGCGCGGCCGACTGGTCGAAGCGGCCCCTGCCCGTCGACTGGCTGAACTACGCCGCCCTCGACGTCGAGCTGCTCATCCAGCTGCGCGAAAAGCTGGAGGCGGAGCTGGGCGCCCAGGGCAAGCTGGAGTGGGCGCAGCAGGAGTTCGAAGCCGTCCGCACGGCGCCGCCGCCCGCCCCGCGGGCCGAGCCGTGGCGCCGGACGTCCGGGGTGCACAAGATCCGCAACCCGCGCGGCCTGGCGGCGGTCCGGGAGCTGTGGCAGGCGCGTGACGAGCTGGCCCGCAAACGCGACCGCGCGCCGAGCCGGATCCTGCCGGACAGCGCGATCATCAACGCGGTGACGGCCGATCCCAAGACCGTCGAGGAGCTCCAGGCGCTGCCGGTGTTCAGCGGCCGGGTCCAGCGCAAGTACACCGCGAGCTGGCTCCGGCACCTGCAGGCGGCTCGCGCGCTCCCCGCTTCCGCACTGCCGTCGCCGTCGCAGCCGACGGACGGCCCGCCCCCGGTGAACCGCTGGGCGGACAAGGACCCGGACGCGGCGGCCCGGTTGTCGGCGGCGCGCACGGCGCTGGCGGCGATCGCGGAGGACCGGCGGCTGCCGGTGGAGAACCTGCTGCTGCCGGACCTGGTGCGCCGCACGTGCTGGCGTCCCCCGGCGGAGACGGACGAAGAGTCGGTTGCGGAGGTGCTCCGCGCGGGCGGGGCGCGGCCGTGGCAGGTGGGGTTGACCGCCACGGCGTTGAGCAAGGCCCTCCAGGCAACGGCTTCCTGA
- a CDS encoding urea amidolyase associated protein UAAP1: MSTTATPHGARDHARAQAGTVVETMPSIPASTWPAPPPEVAPEALTWAETVAGGGYTHKVLARGTRLRLTDVDGDACAHLLLFNADQPWERLNVADTVKVQWNAYLGPRVALLSDQARVLATIVADSSGRHDALCGTSTVDGNTERYGDGAPQGPSPAGLPLFTLAAAKNGLGPRDLPPSLSFFQGVRVQPEGGLDFTGSAGAGRAVELRIEIPAIVLIANVAHPVDPRPDYTVTNLEVLAWRDRPSTPDSPEWTHSPEAQRAFENTTDYLTARGIA; this comes from the coding sequence ATGAGCACCACCGCCACCCCCCACGGCGCCCGCGACCACGCCCGCGCCCAGGCCGGCACCGTGGTCGAAACGATGCCGTCGATCCCGGCGAGCACGTGGCCGGCACCGCCGCCCGAAGTCGCGCCCGAGGCGCTGACCTGGGCCGAGACGGTGGCCGGGGGCGGGTACACGCACAAGGTGCTCGCCCGGGGCACGCGGCTGCGGCTGACCGACGTCGACGGCGACGCCTGCGCGCACCTGCTGCTGTTCAACGCCGACCAGCCCTGGGAGCGGCTGAACGTCGCGGACACGGTGAAGGTGCAGTGGAACGCCTACCTCGGCCCGAGGGTGGCGCTGCTGTCGGACCAGGCCCGGGTGCTCGCGACGATCGTCGCGGACTCGAGCGGGCGGCACGACGCCCTGTGCGGGACGTCCACTGTGGACGGCAACACCGAGCGCTACGGCGACGGCGCCCCGCAGGGCCCCTCCCCCGCCGGGCTGCCGCTGTTCACCCTGGCGGCGGCCAAGAACGGCCTCGGGCCGCGGGACCTGCCGCCGAGCCTGTCGTTCTTCCAGGGCGTCCGGGTCCAGCCCGAAGGCGGCCTGGACTTCACCGGGTCGGCGGGCGCGGGCCGGGCCGTCGAGCTCCGGATCGAAATCCCGGCGATCGTGCTCATCGCCAACGTGGCGCACCCGGTCGACCCGCGGCCGGACTACACCGTGACGAACCTCGAAGTGCTCGCCTGGCGCGACCGTCCGTCCACTCCGGACAGTCCGGAGTGGACGCACTCGCCGGAGGCGCAGCGGGCCTTCGAGAACACCACCGACTACCTGACCG
- the hemE gene encoding uroporphyrinogen decarboxylase: MSPTTPLPQQAAPSGRRELPEAPFLAAARGERPARTPVWFMRQAGRSLPEYRALREGVPMLDACFDPEMLAEITLQPVRRHGVDAAILFSDIVVPLKAAGVDIDIVPGTGPVVEAPVRDLAAVKALPELAPDQVSKVAEGVGLLVERLGGTPLIGFAGAPFTLASYLIEGGPSRNHEHTKALMYSEPALWHELAGRLADTALTFLRAQLDAGVDAIQLFDSWAGALSERDYREFVLPHSAKVLDGVAAYGVPRIHFGVGTGELLAAMRDAGADVVGVDWRIPLDEAVRRLGGHAVVQGNLDPALLHASWPVLEAEVRRIVEEGKAADGHIFNLGHGVLPGVDPDVLTRVAGLVHEL; the protein is encoded by the coding sequence ATGTCTCCGACCACGCCCCTGCCGCAGCAAGCCGCCCCGTCCGGCCGCCGCGAGCTGCCCGAAGCCCCGTTCCTGGCCGCCGCGCGCGGCGAACGCCCGGCGCGCACCCCTGTCTGGTTCATGCGCCAGGCCGGTCGCTCGCTGCCCGAGTACCGCGCGTTGCGCGAGGGCGTGCCGATGCTCGACGCCTGTTTCGACCCCGAGATGCTCGCCGAGATCACGCTGCAGCCGGTTCGCCGGCACGGTGTCGACGCGGCCATCCTGTTCAGCGACATCGTCGTGCCGCTCAAGGCCGCGGGGGTCGACATCGACATCGTCCCCGGCACCGGCCCGGTGGTCGAGGCGCCGGTGCGCGACCTCGCCGCGGTGAAAGCGCTGCCGGAGCTGGCCCCCGACCAGGTCTCGAAGGTCGCCGAGGGCGTCGGGCTGCTGGTCGAGCGGCTCGGCGGGACGCCGCTGATCGGGTTCGCCGGCGCGCCGTTCACGCTGGCCAGCTACCTCATCGAGGGCGGGCCGAGCCGCAACCACGAGCACACCAAGGCACTCATGTACTCGGAGCCGGCGCTCTGGCACGAGCTGGCCGGCCGCCTGGCCGACACCGCGCTGACGTTCCTGCGCGCGCAGCTCGACGCCGGCGTCGACGCGATCCAGCTGTTCGACTCCTGGGCGGGCGCGCTGTCCGAGCGGGACTACCGCGAGTTCGTGCTGCCGCACTCGGCGAAGGTCCTCGACGGCGTCGCCGCGTACGGCGTGCCGCGGATCCACTTCGGCGTCGGCACCGGCGAGCTCCTCGCCGCGATGCGCGACGCGGGCGCGGACGTCGTCGGCGTCGACTGGCGGATCCCGCTGGACGAGGCCGTGCGGCGCCTCGGCGGGCACGCCGTCGTGCAGGGCAACCTCGACCCGGCGCTGCTGCACGCGTCCTGGCCGGTGCTCGAAGCCGAGGTGCGCCGGATCGTCGAAGAGGGCAAGGCGGCCGACGGCCACATCTTCAACCTCGGCCACGGCGTGCTGCCGGGCGTCGACCCCGACGTGCTGACCCGCGTGGCCGGGCTGGTGCACGAGCTGTGA
- a CDS encoding response regulator has product MATVGISQAVRSTPAGALPASMVPHPREELFSVLVVDDHPLLREAIAARLAQMGAGTVHEAATVAEARARAQATGPCDLAILDLGLPDGSGIELVTELRSHGWPRVVVLASSDDPYAVRSAFQAGAQAYLLKSASPVVVTDGVRRVLEGGVYADPSVAPVLATGTRVAGTDNTPRELSAREVEVLQLVADGQSNKEIGEELSLSALTVKSHLSRIGRKLGTGDRAQMVALAMRAGVIR; this is encoded by the coding sequence GTGGCTACCGTCGGCATTTCTCAGGCCGTCCGATCCACGCCAGCCGGCGCGTTGCCGGCGAGCATGGTTCCGCACCCGCGGGAAGAGCTTTTTTCGGTACTGGTGGTCGACGACCACCCGCTGTTGAGGGAGGCAATCGCAGCAAGACTCGCACAGATGGGTGCGGGAACCGTCCACGAAGCCGCCACGGTGGCCGAGGCGAGGGCGCGAGCACAGGCCACTGGGCCTTGTGACCTGGCGATCCTCGATCTCGGGCTGCCGGACGGCAGCGGCATCGAGCTGGTTACGGAACTCCGTAGCCACGGCTGGCCGCGCGTGGTCGTACTCGCATCCTCGGACGACCCGTACGCGGTCCGCTCGGCCTTCCAGGCCGGGGCCCAGGCGTACCTGCTGAAGTCCGCGTCACCGGTCGTCGTGACCGATGGCGTGCGGCGCGTGCTCGAAGGCGGCGTCTACGCCGACCCGAGCGTGGCTCCGGTGCTGGCCACCGGGACCCGCGTCGCGGGCACCGACAACACCCCCCGCGAGCTGTCCGCTCGTGAGGTGGAGGTGCTCCAGCTGGTCGCCGACGGGCAGTCCAACAAGGAGATCGGCGAGGAGCTTTCGCTCTCCGCTCTCACCGTCAAGTCCCACCTGTCCCGGATCGGGCGCAAGCTCGGCACGGGCGACCGGGCTCAGATGGTTGCGCTGGCCATGCGGGCCGGCGTCATCCGCTGA
- the hemQ gene encoding hydrogen peroxide-dependent heme synthase, whose amino-acid sequence MARVNYSELNDTIRYTTWSVFRIEPGRLGEDRGAAGRETTEYLDGLEAKGVVVRGVYDLSALRADADYMIWWHAEEIEQVQAAYSGFRRTPLGRASTPVWSQTALHRPAEFNKSHIPAFLAGEEARKFICVYPFVRSYEWYLLPDADRRKMLADHGKEARDYPDVRANTVASFALGDYEWILAFEADELHRIVDLMRHLRGTEARLHVREEIPFYTGTRVPPAELVATLP is encoded by the coding sequence ATGGCGCGGGTCAACTACAGCGAGCTCAACGACACCATCCGCTACACCACCTGGTCGGTCTTCCGGATCGAGCCCGGCAGGCTGGGCGAGGACCGCGGGGCCGCCGGCCGGGAGACGACCGAGTACCTCGACGGCCTGGAGGCCAAGGGCGTCGTCGTCCGGGGTGTCTACGACCTCTCGGCCCTGCGTGCCGACGCCGACTACATGATCTGGTGGCACGCCGAGGAGATCGAGCAGGTCCAGGCGGCCTACTCCGGCTTCCGCCGGACCCCGCTCGGCCGCGCGTCGACCCCGGTCTGGAGCCAGACCGCGCTGCACCGGCCCGCCGAGTTCAACAAGAGCCACATCCCGGCCTTCCTCGCCGGCGAAGAGGCCCGCAAGTTCATCTGCGTCTACCCGTTCGTCCGCTCCTACGAGTGGTACCTGCTGCCTGACGCCGACCGCCGCAAGATGCTCGCCGACCACGGCAAGGAAGCCCGCGACTACCCGGACGTGCGCGCCAACACCGTCGCTTCGTTCGCGCTGGGCGACTACGAGTGGATCCTCGCCTTCGAGGCCGACGAGCTGCACCGGATCGTCGACCTGATGCGCCACCTGCGCGGCACCGAGGCGCGGCTGCACGTACGCGAAGAGATCCCGTTCTACACCGGCACGCGCGTGCCGCCCGCCGAGCTCGTCGCGACTCTGCCCTGA
- the hemG gene encoding protoporphyrinogen oxidase: MKRVAVVGGGVSGLTAAYRLRRLLGESTEIVVFEKTKTPGGKLRTAELAGVPYDVGAEAFLVRRPEMLGLARELGLDVVHPTKARAKIHAGGSVTGLPPGTVMGVPASAESVAGVLSEAGRRAVEAEPSLPPLRLPGGDVALGPLLRERFGDELVDRLVDPLLGGVYAGGADGLGLRATMPGLAAAVAAGAGSLTAAAKAQLPENPSTAPVFGTVPGGLGTLVDRLTERSGAELRTGLPVCDIERHGAGWQLRIGANPTAHAPADNLVEADAVVLAVPAPSARRLLADLVPAASAAFGEVELASMAVVALALPPGTQLPDASGILIGQGERDASGVPYAAKAFTFSSRKWAHLGSGPVLVRGSVGRFGELGALRADDVELVRVVRDDLARLTGVTAAPVETLVTRWGGGLPQYGTGHLERVERIEKAVAGVPGLAVAGATLHGVGLPACVATAEAAAQRIAAHLSA; the protein is encoded by the coding sequence GTGAAGCGCGTCGCGGTCGTCGGCGGGGGCGTTTCCGGGCTGACCGCGGCGTACCGGCTGCGGCGGCTGCTCGGCGAAAGCACCGAGATCGTCGTGTTCGAGAAGACGAAGACGCCGGGCGGGAAGCTGCGCACGGCCGAGCTGGCCGGCGTCCCCTACGACGTCGGCGCGGAAGCCTTCCTCGTCCGCCGTCCCGAGATGCTGGGGCTGGCCCGCGAGCTGGGGCTCGACGTCGTCCACCCAACAAAGGCGCGCGCGAAGATCCACGCCGGTGGCAGCGTGACCGGCCTGCCGCCGGGCACCGTCATGGGCGTCCCGGCGTCGGCGGAGTCGGTGGCCGGGGTGCTGTCGGAGGCGGGGCGGCGGGCCGTCGAGGCCGAGCCGTCGCTGCCCCCGCTGCGGCTGCCGGGCGGTGACGTGGCGCTCGGGCCGCTGCTGCGCGAGCGGTTCGGCGACGAGCTGGTCGACCGGCTGGTCGACCCGCTGCTCGGTGGTGTCTACGCGGGTGGCGCCGACGGTCTGGGCCTGCGCGCGACCATGCCCGGCCTGGCCGCGGCGGTGGCCGCGGGCGCCGGTTCGCTGACGGCGGCGGCCAAGGCGCAGCTGCCGGAGAACCCGTCGACGGCGCCGGTGTTCGGCACCGTCCCCGGCGGCCTGGGCACGCTGGTCGACCGGCTCACCGAGCGGTCCGGTGCCGAGCTGCGGACCGGGCTGCCGGTCTGCGACATCGAACGGCACGGCGCCGGCTGGCAGCTGCGCATCGGCGCGAACCCCACCGCGCACGCGCCCGCGGACAACCTGGTCGAGGCCGACGCGGTGGTGCTCGCGGTGCCCGCGCCGTCGGCCCGGCGGCTGCTGGCCGACCTGGTGCCCGCGGCTTCGGCGGCGTTCGGCGAGGTCGAGCTGGCGTCGATGGCCGTCGTCGCGCTCGCGCTCCCGCCCGGCACGCAGCTGCCCGACGCTTCGGGGATCCTCATCGGCCAGGGCGAACGGGATGCTTCGGGCGTGCCGTACGCGGCGAAGGCGTTCACGTTCTCTTCGCGGAAGTGGGCGCACCTCGGCTCCGGCCCGGTGCTGGTCCGCGGCTCGGTCGGGCGATTCGGCGAGCTGGGCGCGTTGCGGGCCGACGACGTCGAGCTGGTCCGCGTGGTCCGCGACGACCTGGCGCGGCTGACGGGCGTGACGGCGGCGCCGGTCGAGACGCTGGTGACGCGCTGGGGCGGCGGGCTGCCGCAGTACGGCACGGGCCACCTCGAGCGCGTGGAGCGGATCGAGAAGGCGGTCGCCGGGGTGCCGGGGCTCGCCGTGGCGGGGGCGACACTGCACGGCGTGGGGTTGCCGGCTTGCGTCGCGACGGCCGAGGCCGCCGCGCAGCGGATCGCCGCGCACCTTTCCGCGTGA
- a CDS encoding TetR/AcrR family transcriptional regulator, protein MVKGAGVGRPRASGAAANRPDARQAVLDAAGELFTGAGYAATTTRAIAERAGLRQASLYYHFPAKEDILAALLAETVRPSLALAARLAAGEAPAAVRLWALAYADIRLLGGARHNLGALYLLPEVGSANLARFRAERADLKAAYGRLVAAAGVAPEAVAIRADLVFGLVESIAVIRRDDPALDVEAHVREGADGVVRLVGLPEPTEELRAEAHTLLATLTD, encoded by the coding sequence GTGGTCAAAGGGGCGGGGGTCGGCAGGCCCAGGGCGAGCGGCGCGGCGGCGAACCGGCCGGACGCGCGCCAGGCCGTGCTCGACGCGGCGGGCGAGTTGTTCACCGGAGCCGGCTACGCGGCGACGACGACGCGGGCCATCGCCGAACGCGCGGGACTGCGCCAGGCGTCGCTCTACTACCACTTCCCGGCCAAGGAAGACATCCTCGCGGCGCTGCTGGCCGAGACGGTCCGCCCGTCGCTGGCCTTGGCGGCCCGGCTCGCCGCGGGCGAGGCGCCGGCCGCGGTCCGGCTGTGGGCGCTGGCGTACGCGGACATCCGCCTCCTCGGCGGCGCGCGCCACAACCTGGGCGCGCTGTACCTGCTGCCGGAGGTCGGCTCGGCGAACCTGGCCCGCTTCCGCGCCGAGCGCGCGGACCTGAAGGCGGCGTACGGCCGCCTGGTGGCGGCGGCGGGCGTCGCACCGGAAGCGGTGGCGATCCGCGCGGACCTGGTGTTCGGCCTGGTGGAGAGCATCGCGGTCATCCGCCGCGACGATCCCGCATTGGATGTCGAGGCCCACGTCCGCGAAGGCGCGGACGGCGTCGTCAGGCTGGTGGGCCTGCCGGAGCCGACGGAGGAACTGCGCGCCGAGGCGCACACCCTGCTGGCGACGCTCACCGACTGA
- a CDS encoding CoA transferase: MPAVAAPEILDGVWRTLTGEAPGPVELTGAEDVLPGPYRVAAAARATIAAATLAAGEMLKLRGIEPGVVTADTRHAAAAFHSEQLLRVDGAGAESVWAPLSGNYRTTDGWVRLHCNYPRHEAAVCWGLGVPGSRDAVTKAVAGRGAREVEHAVVSAGGAAAQLRSPEEWAAHLQGEAVASLPLVDLAPIGEAPKRTLFYSDRPLGGIRILELTHVLAGPVAGRVLAAHGADVLHVGAAHLPRVEALVRDTGQGKRSAFVALDTEGGRARLKKLISRADVLVQSFRPGALARIGFGPEELAELRPGLVIADLSAYGWAGPWARRRGFDSLVQMSNGMAWGDPPSPLPLQALDHGTGWLAAAAVMTALRRQVTDGGTWRARLSLAGTGRWLDSLGRKDPAAAPGDFSDLLEETDSGYGRLTRVRMAGGLPGAQPHWDFGTRLPGVDKPTWTP; the protein is encoded by the coding sequence ATGCCCGCTGTCGCTGCGCCCGAAATCCTGGACGGCGTCTGGCGCACCCTCACCGGGGAAGCGCCGGGACCGGTCGAGCTGACCGGCGCCGAAGACGTGCTGCCCGGCCCGTACCGGGTGGCGGCCGCTGCGCGCGCGACGATCGCCGCCGCGACCCTGGCCGCCGGGGAAATGCTGAAGCTGCGCGGGATCGAGCCCGGCGTCGTCACGGCGGACACGCGGCACGCGGCGGCGGCGTTCCACAGTGAGCAGCTGCTGCGGGTCGACGGCGCCGGCGCCGAGTCGGTCTGGGCGCCGCTGTCGGGCAACTACCGCACGACGGACGGCTGGGTCCGCCTGCACTGCAACTACCCGCGCCACGAAGCCGCGGTGTGCTGGGGACTCGGCGTCCCCGGCAGCCGGGACGCGGTGACCAAAGCCGTCGCCGGGCGCGGTGCGCGCGAAGTGGAGCACGCCGTCGTTTCCGCCGGGGGAGCGGCGGCCCAGCTGCGTTCACCCGAGGAGTGGGCCGCGCACCTGCAGGGCGAAGCGGTGGCTTCGCTGCCGCTCGTGGACCTGGCGCCGATCGGCGAAGCGCCGAAACGGACGTTGTTCTACTCGGACCGTCCGCTGGGCGGCATCCGGATCCTGGAGCTGACGCACGTGCTCGCCGGCCCGGTGGCCGGGCGGGTGCTGGCCGCGCACGGCGCCGACGTCCTGCACGTCGGCGCGGCGCACCTGCCGCGCGTCGAGGCTCTGGTGCGGGACACCGGTCAGGGCAAGCGGTCGGCGTTCGTCGCACTGGACACCGAGGGCGGCCGCGCGCGGCTCAAGAAGCTGATCAGCCGGGCGGACGTGCTGGTGCAGTCGTTCCGCCCGGGAGCGCTGGCCCGCATCGGCTTCGGGCCGGAGGAGCTGGCCGAGCTGCGGCCGGGCCTGGTGATCGCGGACCTGAGCGCGTACGGCTGGGCAGGCCCGTGGGCGCGGCGGCGCGGGTTCGACAGCCTGGTGCAGATGTCGAACGGCATGGCCTGGGGTGACCCGCCTTCGCCGCTGCCGCTGCAGGCCCTGGACCACGGAACGGGCTGGCTCGCCGCGGCGGCGGTGATGACGGCGTTGCGCCGCCAGGTCACCGACGGCGGCACCTGGCGGGCCCGGCTTTCCCTGGCGGGAACCGGCCGGTGGCTGGATTCCTTGGGACGCAAGGATCCTGCTGCGGCTCCTGGTGATTTCAGCGACCTGCTGGAGGAGACGGACAGCGGCTACGGCCGCCTGACTCGGGTCCGGATGGCGGGCGGGTTGCCGGGAGCGCAGCCACACTGGGACTTCGGCACCCGGCTCCCGGGAGTCGACAAACCGACCTGGACCCCCTGA
- a CDS encoding amino acid permease — translation MSPPDELAAFGYRQELRRSLGGFSAFAAGFSFVSILTTVFQLFGFGYTFGGPLFFWTWPVVLGGQLLVALVFAELAARFPLAGSVYQWAKQLTKGFLGWLAGWMMLLGCVVALAAAAIALQVVLPSVWDGFQLVGGDPAVTSPSGAANAVLLGTLLLVFTTAVNAGGVRLMARINDVGVAAELLGVVVLVTGLGLFAVRGPQVVLHDTAGTGAGIGGVLASALMAAYVLYGFDTAASVAEETKNARRAAPRAVLRAVLVSGIGGLAVVITALMAAPSLTDGQLAGHGLPYVITAVFGDPLGRVFLADVAVAVVVCTLTIQTGTVRLVYAMARDGALPASTRLSSVSSRTGTPVAPALVSGGLAIGLLLLNFGNPTLFSTITGTSVVVVYLAYLLVTGPLLVNRLRGRFPAEPGLFSLGRWGVPVNGAAVLYGIAMIVNIAWPRPEIYDVTGSGAPWMLLFPIEFVGGALVIGWLCRPRPRRAPALEPVLERGRP, via the coding sequence ATGTCCCCACCCGACGAACTCGCCGCCTTCGGTTACCGCCAGGAGCTCCGCCGGTCGCTGGGCGGGTTTTCCGCCTTCGCCGCCGGCTTCTCGTTCGTCTCGATCCTCACGACCGTCTTCCAGCTCTTCGGCTTCGGCTACACCTTCGGCGGCCCGCTCTTCTTCTGGACGTGGCCGGTGGTCCTCGGCGGCCAGCTGCTCGTCGCGCTCGTGTTCGCCGAGCTCGCCGCGCGCTTCCCGCTCGCCGGATCCGTTTACCAGTGGGCGAAACAGCTCACCAAGGGCTTCCTCGGCTGGCTCGCCGGCTGGATGATGCTGCTCGGCTGCGTCGTCGCGCTCGCCGCCGCGGCGATCGCGCTGCAGGTCGTGCTGCCGTCGGTGTGGGACGGCTTCCAGCTCGTCGGCGGCGACCCCGCGGTGACGTCGCCGTCCGGTGCGGCCAACGCCGTGCTGCTCGGCACCCTGCTGCTCGTCTTCACCACCGCGGTCAACGCCGGCGGCGTGCGGCTGATGGCGCGGATCAACGACGTCGGCGTCGCGGCCGAGCTGCTCGGCGTCGTGGTGCTGGTGACCGGCCTCGGCCTGTTCGCCGTCCGCGGGCCGCAGGTGGTGCTGCACGACACCGCCGGAACGGGCGCCGGGATCGGCGGCGTGCTCGCTTCGGCGCTCATGGCAGCGTACGTCCTCTACGGCTTCGACACCGCCGCGTCGGTCGCTGAGGAGACGAAGAACGCCCGGCGGGCGGCTCCGCGCGCGGTGCTGCGCGCGGTGCTGGTGTCCGGGATCGGCGGGCTGGCCGTCGTGATCACGGCGCTGATGGCCGCGCCGAGCCTGACCGACGGGCAGCTCGCCGGTCACGGCCTGCCGTACGTGATCACCGCCGTCTTCGGCGACCCCCTCGGCCGGGTCTTCCTCGCCGACGTCGCGGTCGCCGTGGTCGTCTGCACGCTGACGATCCAGACCGGCACCGTCCGGCTGGTCTACGCGATGGCCCGCGACGGCGCGCTCCCCGCGTCCACCCGACTTTCGTCGGTGAGTTCGCGCACGGGCACCCCGGTCGCGCCCGCCCTGGTGTCCGGCGGGCTCGCGATCGGGCTGCTGCTGCTCAACTTCGGCAACCCGACGCTGTTCAGCACGATCACCGGGACGTCGGTGGTGGTCGTCTACCTGGCGTACCTGCTGGTCACCGGACCCTTGCTGGTGAACCGGCTGCGCGGGCGCTTCCCCGCCGAGCCCGGGCTGTTCTCCCTCGGCCGCTGGGGTGTCCCGGTGAACGGGGCAGCCGTCCTCTACGGCATCGCCATGATCGTGAACATCGCCTGGCCGCGCCCGGAGATCTACGACGTGACCGGTTCGGGCGCCCCCTGGATGCTCTTGTTCCCGATAGAGTTCGTCGGCGGCGCACTGGTGATCGGCTGGCTCTGCCGGCCGCGCCCGCGTCGCGCTCCCGCCCTCGAACCCGTGCTTGAGAGAGGACGTCCATGA
- a CDS encoding DUF3000 domain-containing protein: MTAMTPVPELFREAVVALQSVRPRREVLLEPMRPPQRLAPWSYAVSCEVSGPADVLASGRLVLLHDPEGQEGWDGVLRLVMYVRAELDRELATDPFLPAVGWSWLTDALEVSGASWTALGGTVTETSSARFGDISGPARTDDLELRASWTPTDAGLLPHGQAFCQVMASVVGLPPVGVTLFGQRQSS, encoded by the coding sequence GTGACCGCCATGACGCCAGTGCCCGAACTCTTCCGCGAAGCAGTTGTGGCGCTGCAGTCCGTCCGGCCCCGCCGGGAGGTGCTGCTGGAGCCGATGCGGCCGCCGCAGCGGCTCGCGCCGTGGTCGTACGCGGTCAGCTGCGAGGTCTCCGGGCCCGCGGACGTGCTGGCCTCGGGCCGCCTGGTCCTGCTGCACGACCCGGAGGGCCAGGAAGGCTGGGACGGCGTGCTGCGGCTGGTCATGTACGTGCGCGCGGAGCTGGACCGGGAGCTGGCGACCGATCCGTTCCTGCCGGCGGTCGGGTGGTCGTGGCTGACGGACGCGCTGGAGGTGTCCGGCGCGAGCTGGACGGCCCTGGGCGGCACGGTGACGGAGACGTCGTCGGCCCGCTTCGGCGACATCTCCGGTCCGGCGCGGACCGACGATCTGGAGCTGCGGGCGTCGTGGACGCCGACGGACGCCGGGCTGCTGCCGCACGGGCAGGCGTTCTGCCAGGTCATGGCCAGCGTCGTGGGCCTGCCGCCGGTCGGCGTGACGCTCTTCGGGCAGCGCCAGAGCTCCTGA